GGAAGTGGCGATCAAGGACGGCTACCCGGTCAGCGTGCGGACCACGCTGGAGGAAGAGTACTTCGGCAACTTCCTGGTGCGCAAACGCAAGATCACCGCGGAACAGCGCGATCAATCCGTCGCGCGCATGACGGAAACCAAGCGCCTGCAGGGGACGATTCTCATCGAGATGGGCGTGCTGACGCCGCACGAGGTGGTCAAATACCTGAAATTGCAGATGCGCGAAAAGCTGTTCGAAATTTTCGGCTGGCGCGACGGCATCTACAAGTTCACCGAGGACGCCACGGTGCAGGGCGACATCACCACGCTCGACATGAGCACCGCCAACGTCATCAACGAGGGCGTCCGGCTGCACTACGACCTGGATCGCCTGCTGCCGATCATCGACCAGTGGCGGCCGAAATACATCCGCCCGGGATCGAACCAGCACTATCGGTTCCAGGACATCGAACTGACCTCCCGCGAACAAGCCGTCTACGAGCAGATCGACGGCACCCAAAGCGTCGCGGAAGTGCTGGCCGGCCTCGATCTGGACACCGAACGCGGCTATCAAATCCTTTATACCCTGATCATCTGCGAAATGGTCGAGCTGAACGACGAACCGCTCGCGGAACCCGAATCGATCGTCCCCCAACAAAGCGACATCGACGCCGAATTCGAAGCCACCGAGGAAATGAAGGCGGTGGAAGAAGCGCTGAGCGCCGCGCCGGAAAAGCCGGCGGCCGCTCCCATCTCGGCGGCTCCGGTTGCGCCGGCCGCGCCGGCCGCGCCGGAAAAGCCGGCGCCGCGCGTGGAAAAGGAAAAAGCCGAACCGCAGCCCGCGAAAGCCGAAGCGAACGAGGCGGACGCCGAGGAAGCCGAGATGCGCACCCGCGTGTTGCGTGTTTTCAACCGCGTCTCGCAGGGCAACGATTTTCAGGTGTTGGGCGTCGGCCCGAATCCGACCGAGCACGAGATTCGCGTCGCTTACCACAAAATGGCCAAGGAATTTCACCCCGACCGCTTTTTCGGCCGCGCCAGCGAGGAAGTGCGATCGCAGGTCGAGGAGATCTTCCGTCGCGCCACCGAATCCTACGAAAACGTCAACACGCAGGAAAAAATCGGCGAATACATTAAAAAAATCGAAAGCCAGGACGAAGCGCCCAAGACCGACGCGCGTATCGAGGGCGTCAAGCGCATCATCATGGCCGAGCAATATTTCCAGAACGGCAAGCAGTATCTGCGCGAAAAGCGCTTCGCCCGCGCGGCGGCCGAATTCAAAAAGGCGATGGAAATCAGCACCAACGAGGCCGAGTACGTCGCCTATTACGGCTGGTCGCTCTACAACATCCCGCGGGAAAAGGACATCACCGACGAGG
This sequence is a window from Myxococcales bacterium. Protein-coding genes within it:
- a CDS encoding response regulator is translated as MAKRILVVDDDRNIGQILHASFTSKGYETIVSRNGEDAIAKFGETPPDLVLLDVLLPKMNGWEVCRKLKSTDHGAKIPVILMSAVYKNYKMQQDAINKYGADDFVEKPFQLSKLLDKIEEMIGAPDGPGVPLTPAATTVKTDDGEDAGLPAAAPAPSVSPDTVISLEGALDTIGFAELLHDVYVMGKSGYLLVRHGDVEKEVAIKDGYPVSVRTTLEEEYFGNFLVRKRKITAEQRDQSVARMTETKRLQGTILIEMGVLTPHEVVKYLKLQMREKLFEIFGWRDGIYKFTEDATVQGDITTLDMSTANVINEGVRLHYDLDRLLPIIDQWRPKYIRPGSNQHYRFQDIELTSREQAVYEQIDGTQSVAEVLAGLDLDTERGYQILYTLIICEMVELNDEPLAEPESIVPQQSDIDAEFEATEEMKAVEEALSAAPEKPAAAPISAAPVAPAAPAAPEKPAPRVEKEKAEPQPAKAEANEADAEEAEMRTRVLRVFNRVSQGNDFQVLGVGPNPTEHEIRVAYHKMAKEFHPDRFFGRASEEVRSQVEEIFRRATESYENVNTQEKIGEYIKKIESQDEAPKTDARIEGVKRIIMAEQYFQNGKQYLREKRFARAAAEFKKAMEISTNEAEYVAYYGWSLYNIPREKDITDEDKKLFADQSEGDLQFNGRESLNRAITLNPRSERAYLFLGAIYKQEGLKEFAEKQYEKALICNPNCIEALRELRLIKLQEQKLTQKKTLMDKLNTFFKRK